From one Orcinus orca chromosome 10, mOrcOrc1.1, whole genome shotgun sequence genomic stretch:
- the PRSS45P gene encoding LOW QUALITY PROTEIN: serine protease 45 (The sequence of the model RefSeq protein was modified relative to this genomic sequence to represent the inferred CDS: deleted 1 base in 1 codon) has protein sequence MKLSNARSPGTQGYDQRLGDKVPALVQGFGCAFTGQVLGDSHPLKALGGTSMGLATTEAMTSPRLCSHLQGTRTRWVYKGDNTKPACGKPWWPKNLDVTRHWPWEVSLRVENEHVCGGALIDLDWVVTAAHCIQGTKEYSVILGTFKLKPTDSTRALLIPVRDLITHPKYWGQNFIAGDVALLQLHTPVVVSKYVQPICLPEPNYNLKVGTQCWVTGWGQVKQRFSASSTLTPELREAEVFIMDNKICDRIYRKKSLIPRVVPLVLGDMICATNYGENLCYVSFWEVLAALLRLG, from the exons ATGAAGCTCTCCAATGCACGAAGCCCAGGGACACAAGGTTATGATCAGAGGCTGGGCGACAAGGTGCCAGCACTAGTCCAGGGATTTGGATGTGCCTTCACCGGCCAGGTTTTGGGGGACAGTCACCCACTTAAGGCACTTGGGGGTACTTCCATGGGACTGGCCACCACGGAGGCAATGACAAGCCCCAGGCTCTGCAGTCATCTTCAAGGAACCCGCACGAGGTGGG TTTACAAAGGAGACAACACCAAACCAG CTTGTGGCAAACCCTGGTGGCCGAAGAATTTGGACGTGACACGCCATTGGCCCTGGGAGGTGAGCCTCCGAGTGGAAAATGAGCATGTGTGTGGAGGAGCCCTCATTGATCTCGACTGGGTAGTGACTGCTGCCCACTGCATCCAAGG CACAAAAGAGTATTCAGTGATTCTCGGCACCTTCAAGCTGAAGCCCACGGACTCCACGAGGGCCCTCTTGATCCCTGTGAGGGACCTCATTACGCACCCCAAGTACTGGGGCCAGAACTTCATCGCGGGTGATGTTGCCCTCCTCCAGCTTCACACTCCTGTCGTCGTCAGCAAGTACGTGCAGCCCATCTGCCTCCCGGAGCCCAACTACAACCTGAAGGTTGGGACGCAGTGCTGGGTGACTGGCTGGGGCCAGGTTAAACAGCGCTTCTCAG CCAGCTCCACACTGACCCCAGAGTTGCGGGAGGCCGAGGTGTTTATCATGGACAACAAGATTTGTGACCGGATTTACCGCAAGAAGTCCCTCATCCCCCGCGTTGTCCCCCTTGTCCTG GGGGACATGATCTGTGCCACCAATTATGGAGAAAACTTGTGCTATGTGAGTTTCTGGGAGGTTCTGGCAGCTCTCCTTCGGTTGGGATGA
- the LOC105748780 gene encoding Purkinje cell protein 4-like protein 1, whose translation MPWKELNTKTSPATNQAAGPEEKGRAGNAKKAEEEEEIDIDLTAPETEKAALAIQGKFQRFQKKKKDPSS comes from the coding sequence ATGCCCTGGAAGGAGCTTAACACAAAAACATCCCCAGCAACCAACCAGGCAGCTGGCCCAGAGGAAAAGGGGAGAGCTGGCAATGCCAAGAaggctgaggaggaggaggagattgACATTGATCTGACAGCACCAGAAACAGAGAAGGCTGCCCTTGCTATTCAGGGCAAGTTCCAGcgattccagaaaaagaaaaaggatcccAGTTCCTGA